Proteins from one Nakamurella multipartita DSM 44233 genomic window:
- a CDS encoding aspartate/glutamate racemase family protein, whose amino-acid sequence MLIKVINPNTTASMTEKIGACATAVAAPGTVIQAVNPTMGPASIESHYDEALAVPGLLEQIALGEAEGVDGYVIACFGDPGLDAARELARGPVIGIAEAAMHTASFLGRGFSVVTTLGRTAGRAWELAHRYGMAGFCKNVRACEIPVLDLEIPGSSARETITQECKRAVEDDQADVIVLGCAGMADLCRYITDQVGVPVVDGVAAATRTVESLVAMGLATSTRSEYAAPPVKQYVGLLDGFTVER is encoded by the coding sequence GTGCTCATCAAGGTGATCAACCCGAATACCACGGCCTCGATGACCGAGAAGATCGGCGCCTGCGCCACCGCGGTGGCCGCGCCCGGCACCGTCATCCAGGCGGTCAACCCGACGATGGGCCCGGCCTCCATCGAGAGCCACTACGACGAGGCGCTGGCCGTGCCCGGGCTGCTGGAGCAGATCGCCCTCGGTGAGGCCGAGGGTGTCGACGGGTACGTCATCGCCTGTTTCGGCGATCCCGGCCTGGACGCGGCCCGCGAGCTGGCCCGGGGTCCGGTGATCGGCATCGCCGAGGCGGCGATGCACACCGCGAGCTTCCTGGGCCGCGGGTTCAGCGTGGTCACCACGTTGGGCCGGACCGCCGGGCGAGCCTGGGAACTGGCCCACCGCTACGGCATGGCCGGCTTCTGCAAGAACGTCCGCGCCTGCGAGATCCCGGTGCTGGACCTGGAGATCCCCGGATCCTCCGCCCGGGAGACCATCACCCAGGAGTGCAAGCGAGCCGTCGAGGACGACCAGGCCGACGTCATCGTGCTCGGCTGCGCCGGCATGGCCGACCTGTGCCGGTACATCACCGACCAGGTCGGGGTCCCGGTCGTCGACGGCGTCGCCGCCGCCACCCGCACCGTCGAGTCGCTGGTGGCCATGGGCCTGGCCACCAGTACCCGCTCGGAGTACGCGGCCCCGCCGGTCAAGCAGTACGTCGGCCTGCTCGACGGTTTCACCGTCGAGCGCTGA
- a CDS encoding (2Fe-2S)-binding protein, with translation MNDSQADLAALGPFFALAVHPAGAAPARPWRPLDELVGPGPALPDRIRAVRVALAAAGGREPGQIEERVAVSVAHLGLVARLIAPAVGAAALGRPLGVLAAGRIWWQDQLGRPYAVSLAPDALREAGTPPAGPPELAGTAVEQLTLACHRRFSVSPRVLWGNVASAANTAAGLIGRGRPDLAAAARAAAAGILRDARVDGGDRIAGPGFRRRSCCLIYRLAGSTATVCGDCVRQPAAAVRVARDV, from the coding sequence ATGAACGATTCACAGGCCGACCTGGCCGCCCTCGGGCCGTTCTTCGCGCTCGCCGTGCACCCCGCGGGCGCGGCCCCGGCCCGCCCCTGGCGTCCCCTGGACGAGCTCGTGGGTCCCGGCCCGGCCCTGCCGGATCGAATCCGCGCCGTCCGGGTGGCGCTGGCCGCCGCCGGCGGTCGCGAGCCGGGGCAGATCGAGGAGCGGGTCGCCGTCTCCGTCGCCCACCTGGGACTGGTCGCCCGGCTGATCGCGCCGGCGGTGGGGGCGGCCGCCCTGGGCCGCCCGCTCGGTGTGCTGGCCGCCGGCCGGATCTGGTGGCAGGACCAGCTCGGCCGCCCGTACGCCGTGTCGCTCGCCCCGGACGCCCTCCGGGAGGCGGGAACGCCCCCGGCCGGCCCGCCGGAACTGGCCGGAACGGCCGTCGAGCAGCTCACCCTGGCCTGCCATCGGCGGTTCTCGGTGAGCCCGAGGGTGCTGTGGGGCAACGTCGCGTCCGCGGCCAACACCGCCGCCGGCCTGATCGGACGCGGCCGGCCCGATCTCGCCGCGGCCGCCCGGGCGGCGGCTGCGGGGATCCTGCGCGACGCCCGGGTCGACGGCGGCGACCGGATCGCCGGGCCCGGGTTCCGCCGCCGCAGCTGCTGCCTGATCTACCGGCTGGCCGGTTCCACCGCCACGGTCTGCGGCGATTGCGTCCGGCAACCGGCCGCCGCGGTCCGGGTCGCGCGGGACGTCTGA
- a CDS encoding alpha/beta fold hydrolase, whose translation MAPLSPVPPSEYDSPAVRAQRRLDRARRRARRRAAWWYSPMIIGCLLAGLWGLLKTDQYLADQLFWPSAGAQFVPVGPDPDRADETGGPIVVVAGGLNRKSGTGPALALRPALTAGSDRDGQSPTRVFSLVYGSGINDRDIQDKFDALISRTQPDRVDFFGSSMGGDVVLALARHLRQSQHDWRSSRAAEPTPDARPIPAQVRSGSTGPIPVTTFAGRAAGPDAATRTDTDTDGSTSGQPPAPPQLGTIYLDCTPLSVADVRDSGRTQADALTGLSEALQTDGGVGLRLTAEVLAQQRQWSAGRFPFVDVRWAELTDKVVQVWRDKIDGPGVSTQLIKDQYGVIRRTDIDAIAADLGAGTRIVYLRPEKATDDRVVRVSAAEQTLRRLADEHGLMVQIALIPGGHHASAESNTSAYLDVLESLRTVRGS comes from the coding sequence ATGGCGCCGCTGTCCCCGGTGCCGCCCAGCGAGTACGACTCGCCCGCGGTGCGCGCCCAACGCCGGTTGGATCGCGCCCGCCGGCGGGCGCGCCGGCGAGCCGCCTGGTGGTACTCGCCGATGATCATCGGCTGCCTGCTGGCCGGCCTCTGGGGCCTGCTCAAGACCGACCAGTACCTGGCCGACCAACTCTTCTGGCCGTCGGCCGGTGCCCAGTTCGTGCCGGTCGGACCGGACCCGGACCGGGCCGACGAGACCGGCGGCCCGATCGTGGTGGTGGCCGGCGGCCTGAACCGCAAGAGCGGCACCGGACCGGCCCTGGCCCTGCGGCCGGCCCTGACCGCCGGCTCCGACCGGGACGGCCAGAGCCCGACCCGGGTGTTCAGCCTGGTGTACGGCAGCGGCATCAACGACCGGGACATCCAGGACAAGTTCGACGCGCTGATCAGCCGGACCCAGCCGGACCGGGTCGACTTCTTCGGCAGCAGCATGGGCGGCGACGTCGTGCTCGCCCTGGCCCGGCACCTGCGTCAGAGCCAACACGACTGGCGCTCGTCCCGGGCGGCGGAGCCCACCCCGGACGCCCGACCGATCCCGGCCCAGGTCAGGTCCGGGTCCACCGGTCCGATCCCCGTCACCACCTTCGCCGGCCGGGCCGCCGGACCCGACGCCGCCACCCGCACCGACACCGACACCGACGGCTCGACGTCGGGGCAACCGCCCGCTCCGCCCCAGCTGGGCACCATCTACCTGGACTGCACGCCCTTGTCCGTCGCCGACGTGCGGGATTCCGGCCGGACCCAGGCGGACGCACTGACCGGCCTGTCCGAGGCACTGCAGACCGACGGCGGGGTCGGACTGCGGTTGACCGCCGAAGTGCTGGCGCAGCAACGGCAGTGGTCCGCCGGCCGGTTCCCCTTCGTGGACGTGCGCTGGGCCGAGCTGACCGACAAGGTCGTCCAGGTGTGGCGGGACAAGATCGACGGCCCCGGCGTCTCCACCCAGCTGATCAAGGATCAGTACGGAGTCATCCGCCGCACCGACATCGACGCCATCGCCGCCGATCTGGGGGCCGGCACCCGCATCGTCTACCTGCGCCCGGAAAAGGCCACCGACGACCGGGTCGTCCGGGTGTCCGCGGCCGAGCAGACCCTGCGCCGGCTGGCCGACGAGCATGGCCTGATGGTGCAGATCGCCCTGATCCCCGGCGGGCACCACGCCAGCGCGGAGAGCAACACCTCGGCCTATCTGGACGTTCTCGAATCGTTGCGAACCGTCCGCGGCAGCTGA
- a CDS encoding NCS1 family nucleobase:cation symporter-1 translates to MHDITPDHPAGAGVIKPGYDDRLTNEDLAPLRKQTWGSYNFFAFWMSDVHSVGGYVTAGSLFALGLAAWQVLVALLVGITIVYFLCNLVARPSQATGTPYPVASRISFGVLGANIPAIIRGLIAVAWYGIQTYLASVALVLLAIKLWPGLAPYAETAQHGFAGLSLLGWIGFMIMWVAQAVVFWRGMEAIRKFIDFCGPAVYVVMFALAIYLVAAAGWENIDFNLAEGGLTLTGWAVIPVLLSAIALVVSYFSGPMLNYGDFARYGKSFGAVKKGNFLGLPVNFLVFSLLVVVTAAATRPVFGELIIDPVHTVARLDNVYAVILGALTFMIATVGINIVANFVSPAFDFSNVNPQKISWRMGGMIAAIGSVLITPWNLYNSPQTIHYTLDILGAFIGPLYGVLIADYYLVKRRRVNVDALYTLSPNGTYHYRKGYNPVAVVATAVAALAGVLVVFFASTEAATYTWFIGAGLGFVLYMVGSKLFSVQANYPTAEQMGTAA, encoded by the coding sequence ATGCACGACATCACCCCGGACCATCCCGCCGGCGCGGGGGTGATCAAGCCCGGTTACGACGACCGGCTCACCAACGAGGACCTGGCCCCGCTGCGCAAGCAGACCTGGGGTTCCTACAACTTCTTCGCTTTCTGGATGTCCGACGTGCACAGCGTCGGCGGGTACGTCACCGCGGGCAGCCTGTTCGCCCTGGGCCTGGCCGCCTGGCAGGTGCTGGTCGCCCTGCTGGTCGGCATCACCATCGTGTATTTCCTGTGCAACCTGGTGGCCCGGCCCTCGCAGGCCACCGGCACTCCCTACCCGGTCGCCTCCCGGATCTCCTTCGGCGTGCTCGGGGCGAACATCCCCGCGATTATCCGCGGCCTCATCGCGGTGGCCTGGTACGGCATCCAGACCTACCTGGCCTCGGTGGCGCTGGTCCTGCTGGCGATCAAGCTCTGGCCCGGGCTCGCGCCCTACGCCGAGACCGCGCAGCACGGTTTTGCCGGGTTGTCGCTGCTGGGCTGGATCGGCTTCATGATCATGTGGGTCGCCCAGGCCGTCGTCTTCTGGCGGGGCATGGAGGCCATCCGCAAGTTCATCGACTTCTGCGGACCCGCCGTGTACGTGGTCATGTTCGCGCTGGCCATCTACCTGGTCGCCGCGGCCGGCTGGGAGAACATCGACTTCAACCTGGCCGAGGGCGGCTTGACCCTGACCGGCTGGGCCGTCATCCCCGTGCTGCTGTCCGCGATCGCCCTCGTCGTCTCCTACTTCTCGGGCCCGATGCTGAACTACGGCGACTTCGCCCGCTACGGCAAGTCGTTCGGCGCGGTCAAGAAGGGCAACTTCCTGGGTCTGCCGGTCAACTTCCTGGTCTTCTCGCTGCTGGTCGTGGTGACCGCGGCGGCCACCCGGCCGGTGTTCGGCGAGCTGATCATCGATCCGGTGCACACCGTGGCCCGGCTGGACAACGTCTACGCCGTCATCCTGGGCGCGCTGACCTTCATGATCGCCACCGTCGGCATCAACATCGTGGCCAACTTCGTCTCCCCCGCCTTCGACTTCTCCAACGTCAACCCGCAGAAGATCTCCTGGCGGATGGGCGGCATGATCGCCGCGATCGGCTCCGTGCTGATCACCCCGTGGAACCTGTACAACTCGCCGCAGACCATCCACTACACGCTGGACATCCTGGGCGCCTTCATCGGCCCGCTGTACGGCGTCCTGATCGCCGACTACTACCTGGTCAAGCGGCGTCGGGTGAACGTGGACGCGCTGTACACCCTGAGCCCGAACGGCACCTACCACTACCGCAAGGGCTACAACCCGGTCGCCGTCGTGGCCACCGCGGTCGCCGCCCTGGCCGGTGTGCTGGTCGTCTTCTTCGCCTCCACCGAGGCCGCGACCTACACCTGGTTCATCGGCGCCGGGCTGGGCTTCGTCCTCTACATGGTCGGCAGCAAGCTGTTCTCGGTGCAGGCCAACTACCCGACGGCCGAGCAGATGGGCACCGCCGCCTGA
- a CDS encoding NAD-glutamate dehydrogenase yields the protein MTQTQSRPLAHHLSAPTAHGIDSSSAAARAITERPDRASMIEAYFRHVPVEDQPKTAEDVIGIVDGHWRVGQRRRQGEVRIRVFNPAPSAASADAAGPGWTDTKTVIDIVTDDMPSLVDAVIGALTSRGVVVHRVLHPILIACRDADGALVTVVDEAAPAEQAAFSLRESWMHILIDRLSDAQRAEAIEDALRVALDSVRAVVGDSGALTAAVATAAGELRGTFSPRSAQEVAEAADFLYWLISGHMTFLGYRRYDRTPAAPRLEPVTGTGLGILRESVAGADADDLTGLSPAGETRHLLLTQASVRSALTRDVPPFEVRVRILGADGEVTREHQFLGVLNARALNAEITTTPVLRLTVQAVLSTLGAAPDTYTGQRALDLLATYPRAELFWADPDLIVEVVSSVLQLASRRRLRAFLQPDPFGRFVSVMVYLPRDRYTTACRLAMQQILVDAFHGSGIRYTARVGDSLLAAVHFTVSTDPADRVEPDLTLLTKALRGTIRTWEDRLVAAVVGGGDEDLDTAGALSRYAEAFDEGYKETYEVDEAVADLRRLDQLTGPDDLALKMTPSGPDQVGDWRLKLYVTQGAVTLSRALPVLQTLGAEVLDERPFEVRRGDGEPSRIYDFGLAFPAEAAARGADDDELRTRMSEAFIASWSGQAEVDGFNQLVLAAGLTWREVAILRAYAHYLRQIGTPYTERYVEQVLSSHPAITADLAALFGVQFDPDRFPDDADGRDARQAQGRRIQESVTAALDAVTSLDADRILRTLLSVITATTRTNEYVTDSTDGSPGRRRDFLSFKLAPNKIPGMPKPVPAHEIWVYSPRLEGVHLRFGDVARGGLRWSDRPEDFRTEILGLVKAQEVKNAVIVPVGAKGGFVVKRPPTPTGDPQVDREQHQAEGVACYRMFIAGLLDLTDNRHVGSIIPPRRVVRRDGDDSYLVVAADKGTATFSDIANGVAHDYGFWLDDAFASGGSVGYDHKAMGITARGAWESVKHHFRELGVDTQTQDFSCVGVGDMSGDVFGNGMLLSQHIKLVAAFDHRHIFIDPTPDVAESFVERLRLFELPRSSWADYNTDLISAGGGVFPRTAKSITITEPMRAVLGLADEVTALTPTDLIKAILLAPADLLWNGGIGTYIKASTEQNLAVGDKANDAVRVDGADLRVKVVGEGGNLGVTQLGRIEFARAGGRINTDAIDNSAGVDTSDHEVNIKIALQYRMERGDLDEAGRLDLLSSMTDEVADLVLADNRGQNRVLGASRLHAPVMLSVHARLIDALVESGRLDRALEFLPTHAQINARLAAGEGLASPELCVLLAYVKAGLSTAMLGGRLPDDPAFAHRLPDYFPRAMREGSAVARAAITEHPLAREIITTETVNELVNRAGLTFAFRLEEEMAATPNDAIRAYTIASTVFHLPSVWRQVAELNNKASAITQDTIILRVRRLLDRAARWLLTQRPQPLDVRAEIDRYAGPIEQMRPALDTLVQGADMRSVQAEIAELTEAGAPPALAETVAYGLHAFSLLDAVDVAADSGRDLHESAQLLYALSAHLDFDHLLTAVSALERGDRWHALARQALRDDLYRSLRLLTSDVLSTTSAEQDAQAKIEQWEKENKSRLARARRTLGEISRVSVTDLAELSVAAREIRSMIR from the coding sequence ATGACACAGACACAGTCGCGTCCGCTTGCCCACCACCTGAGCGCACCGACCGCCCACGGCATCGACTCGTCGAGTGCCGCCGCCCGCGCGATCACCGAACGGCCCGACCGGGCCTCGATGATCGAGGCCTACTTCCGGCACGTGCCGGTGGAAGACCAACCCAAGACCGCCGAGGACGTCATCGGCATCGTCGACGGGCACTGGCGGGTCGGCCAGCGGCGCCGCCAGGGCGAGGTGCGGATCCGGGTGTTCAACCCGGCGCCGAGCGCCGCATCGGCGGACGCCGCCGGGCCGGGCTGGACCGACACCAAGACCGTCATCGACATCGTCACCGACGACATGCCGTCCCTGGTCGACGCCGTCATCGGCGCGCTGACCAGCCGCGGCGTCGTGGTGCACCGGGTGCTGCACCCGATCCTGATCGCCTGCCGGGACGCCGACGGCGCCCTGGTCACGGTGGTCGACGAGGCGGCGCCGGCCGAGCAGGCCGCGTTCAGCCTGCGCGAGTCGTGGATGCACATCCTGATCGACCGCCTGTCCGACGCGCAGCGCGCCGAGGCCATCGAGGACGCGCTGCGGGTCGCGCTGGACTCGGTGCGGGCCGTGGTCGGGGACAGCGGGGCGCTGACCGCGGCGGTGGCCACCGCCGCCGGCGAGCTGCGTGGCACCTTCTCCCCGCGGTCGGCCCAGGAGGTCGCCGAGGCGGCGGACTTCCTGTACTGGCTGATCAGCGGGCACATGACGTTCCTGGGCTACCGGCGCTACGACCGCACCCCGGCGGCGCCCCGGCTGGAGCCGGTCACCGGCACCGGGCTGGGCATCCTGCGCGAGTCGGTCGCCGGGGCGGACGCCGACGACCTGACGGGGCTGAGCCCGGCCGGCGAGACCCGGCACCTGCTGCTCACCCAGGCGTCCGTGCGCTCGGCCCTGACCCGGGACGTGCCGCCCTTCGAGGTCCGCGTCCGCATCCTGGGCGCCGACGGCGAGGTCACCCGCGAACATCAGTTCCTGGGCGTGCTCAACGCCCGCGCGCTCAACGCCGAGATCACCACCACGCCGGTGCTGCGGCTGACCGTGCAGGCGGTGCTGTCCACCCTGGGCGCCGCGCCCGACACCTACACCGGGCAGCGGGCGCTGGACCTGCTGGCCACCTACCCGCGGGCCGAACTGTTCTGGGCCGACCCGGACCTGATCGTCGAGGTGGTCAGCAGCGTGCTGCAGCTGGCCAGCCGCCGCCGGCTGCGGGCCTTCCTGCAGCCCGACCCGTTCGGCCGGTTCGTCTCGGTCATGGTCTACCTGCCCCGCGACCGCTACACCACGGCGTGCCGGCTGGCCATGCAGCAGATCCTGGTCGACGCGTTCCACGGCTCCGGCATCCGTTACACCGCCCGGGTCGGCGATAGCTTGCTCGCCGCCGTGCATTTCACCGTCAGCACCGATCCGGCCGACCGGGTCGAGCCGGACCTGACGCTGCTGACCAAGGCGCTGCGCGGCACCATCCGCACCTGGGAGGACCGGCTGGTCGCGGCCGTCGTCGGCGGCGGTGACGAGGACCTGGACACCGCCGGGGCCCTGTCCCGGTACGCCGAGGCCTTCGACGAGGGCTACAAGGAGACCTACGAGGTCGACGAGGCCGTGGCCGACCTGCGCCGGCTGGACCAGCTCACCGGCCCGGACGACCTCGCGCTGAAGATGACGCCCAGCGGCCCGGACCAGGTCGGCGACTGGCGGCTCAAGCTCTACGTGACCCAAGGGGCGGTGACCCTGTCCCGGGCGTTGCCGGTGCTGCAGACCCTGGGCGCCGAGGTGCTGGACGAGCGGCCGTTCGAGGTCCGCCGGGGCGACGGCGAGCCGTCGCGCATCTACGACTTCGGGTTGGCCTTCCCGGCCGAGGCGGCCGCCCGCGGCGCCGACGACGACGAGCTGCGCACCCGCATGTCCGAGGCGTTCATCGCGTCCTGGTCCGGCCAGGCCGAGGTCGACGGGTTCAACCAGTTGGTGCTGGCCGCGGGCCTGACCTGGCGCGAGGTGGCGATCCTGCGGGCCTACGCGCACTACCTGCGCCAGATCGGAACCCCTTACACCGAGCGGTATGTCGAGCAGGTGCTGAGCAGCCATCCGGCGATCACCGCGGACCTGGCGGCCCTGTTCGGGGTGCAGTTCGATCCCGATCGGTTCCCGGACGACGCGGACGGCCGCGACGCGCGGCAGGCGCAGGGACGTCGGATCCAGGAGTCGGTGACCGCCGCGCTGGACGCGGTGACCAGCCTGGACGCCGACCGGATCCTGCGCACCCTGCTGTCGGTGATCACCGCGACCACCCGGACCAACGAGTACGTCACCGATTCCACCGACGGCTCGCCGGGCCGGCGGCGGGACTTCCTGAGCTTCAAGCTGGCCCCGAACAAGATCCCCGGCATGCCCAAACCGGTTCCCGCGCATGAGATCTGGGTGTACTCGCCGCGCCTGGAGGGAGTGCACCTGCGGTTCGGTGACGTCGCCCGTGGCGGGCTGCGTTGGTCGGACCGGCCGGAGGACTTCCGCACCGAGATCCTGGGCCTGGTCAAGGCCCAGGAGGTCAAGAACGCGGTCATCGTGCCGGTGGGCGCCAAGGGCGGCTTCGTGGTCAAGCGGCCGCCGACGCCGACCGGCGACCCGCAGGTCGACCGGGAGCAGCACCAGGCCGAGGGCGTGGCCTGCTACCGGATGTTCATCGCCGGGCTGCTGGACCTGACCGACAACCGGCACGTCGGGTCGATCATCCCGCCCCGCCGGGTGGTCCGCCGCGACGGCGACGACTCCTACCTGGTGGTCGCCGCGGACAAGGGCACGGCCACCTTCTCCGACATCGCCAACGGGGTCGCGCACGACTACGGCTTCTGGCTGGACGACGCGTTCGCCTCCGGCGGCAGCGTCGGCTACGACCACAAGGCGATGGGCATCACCGCCCGCGGGGCCTGGGAGTCGGTCAAGCACCACTTCCGCGAGCTGGGGGTGGACACCCAGACGCAGGACTTCAGCTGCGTGGGCGTGGGGGACATGTCCGGCGACGTGTTCGGCAACGGCATGCTGCTGTCCCAGCACATCAAGCTGGTCGCCGCCTTCGATCACCGGCACATCTTCATCGACCCGACGCCGGACGTGGCCGAGTCGTTCGTGGAGCGGCTGCGGCTGTTCGAGTTGCCCCGGTCCTCCTGGGCCGACTACAACACCGACCTGATCTCCGCCGGCGGCGGGGTGTTCCCGCGCACCGCCAAGTCGATCACGATCACCGAGCCGATGCGCGCGGTGCTCGGCCTGGCCGACGAGGTCACCGCGCTGACCCCGACCGACCTGATCAAGGCGATCCTGCTGGCCCCGGCCGACCTGCTGTGGAACGGCGGCATCGGCACCTACATCAAGGCCTCCACCGAGCAGAACCTGGCGGTGGGGGACAAGGCCAACGACGCGGTCCGGGTGGACGGCGCCGACCTGCGGGTCAAGGTGGTAGGCGAGGGCGGCAACCTCGGGGTCACCCAGCTGGGCCGGATCGAGTTCGCCCGCGCCGGTGGCCGGATCAACACCGACGCCATCGACAATTCCGCCGGGGTGGACACCTCCGACCACGAGGTCAACATCAAGATCGCCCTGCAGTACCGGATGGAGCGCGGCGACCTGGACGAGGCCGGCCGCCTGGATCTGCTCTCGTCCATGACCGACGAGGTCGCCGACCTGGTGCTGGCCGACAACCGCGGGCAGAACCGGGTGCTGGGTGCGTCCCGGCTGCACGCCCCGGTGATGCTCTCGGTGCACGCCCGGTTGATCGACGCGCTGGTCGAGTCCGGCCGGCTGGACCGGGCCCTGGAGTTCCTGCCGACCCACGCCCAGATCAACGCCCGGTTGGCCGCCGGCGAGGGGCTGGCCAGCCCCGAGCTGTGCGTGCTGCTGGCCTACGTCAAGGCCGGGCTGTCCACGGCCATGCTGGGCGGCCGGCTGCCCGACGACCCGGCCTTCGCGCACCGGCTGCCCGACTACTTCCCGCGGGCCATGCGGGAGGGGTCGGCGGTGGCCCGGGCGGCGATCACCGAGCACCCGCTGGCCCGGGAGATCATCACCACCGAGACCGTCAACGAGCTGGTGAACCGGGCCGGGCTGACCTTCGCCTTCCGCCTCGAGGAGGAGATGGCGGCCACCCCGAACGACGCCATCCGTGCCTACACGATCGCCAGCACGGTCTTCCACCTGCCATCGGTGTGGCGGCAGGTGGCCGAGCTGAACAACAAGGCCTCCGCGATCACCCAGGACACGATCATCCTGCGGGTGCGCCGGCTACTGGACCGGGCCGCCCGCTGGCTGCTCACCCAACGGCCGCAGCCGCTGGACGTGCGAGCCGAGATCGACCGCTACGCCGGGCCGATCGAGCAGATGCGGCCGGCCCTGGACACCCTGGTCCAGGGCGCCGACATGCGCTCGGTGCAGGCCGAGATCGCCGAACTCACCGAGGCCGGCGCCCCGCCGGCCCTGGCCGAGACGGTGGCCTACGGGCTGCACGCGTTCAGCCTGCTGGACGCGGTCGACGTGGCCGCCGACAGCGGCCGCGACCTGCACGAGAGCGCGCAGCTGCTGTACGCGTTGTCCGCGCACCTGGACTTCGATCACCTGTTGACCGCGGTCAGTGCCCTGGAACGCGGCGACCGGTGGCACGCGCTGGCCCGGCAGGCCCTGCGCGACGACCTGTACCGGTCGTTGCGGCTGCTCACCTCGGACGTGCTCTCGACCACCTCGGCCGAGCAGGACGCGCAGGCCAAGATCGAGCAGTGGGAGAAGGAGAACAAGTCGCGGCTGGCCCGGGCCCGGCGCACCCTCGGCGAGATCAGCCGGGTCTCGGTGACCGACCTGGCCGAGCTGTCCGTCGCGGCCCGGGAGATCCGATCGATGATCCGCTGA
- the ettA gene encoding energy-dependent translational throttle protein EttA: MPEFIYTMKKARKAVGDKVILDDVTMSFYPGAKIGVVGPNGAGKSTILRIMAGLDTPSNGEAFLTPGFTVGILQQEPPLDETKTVLENIQSAFGELNLKMARYEEVAKLAETDYENEQLMAEMGDLIEELDHAGAWDLDAKIDQAMDALRCPPGDSAVDYLSGGERRRVALCKLLLQAPDLLLLDEPTNHLDAESVQWLEQFLSSYEGAVLAVTHDRYFLDNVAQWIAEVDRGRLIPYEGNYSTYLEKKGERLQVEGRKDAKLAKRLKEELAWVRSGAKARQAKSRARLQRYEEMAAEAERTRKLDFEEIQIPPGPRLGSIVVDVNGLRKGFDDRVLIDGLSFTLPRNGIVGVIGPNGVGKTTLFKTIVGLEEPDDGTVKVGETVKLSYVDQSRGGLDPKKNVWQVVSDGLDYIKVGNVEMPSRAYVSAFGFKGPDQQKPAGVLSGGERNRLNLALTLKVGGNVLLLDEPTNDLDVETLGSLENALEQFPGCAVVISHDRWFLDRTCTHILAWEGTDDDPSKWFFFEGNFSDYEKNKISRMGAEAARPHRVTHRKLTRD; this comes from the coding sequence TTGCCCGAATTTATTTACACGATGAAGAAGGCCCGCAAGGCCGTGGGCGACAAGGTCATCCTCGATGACGTCACCATGTCGTTCTACCCGGGCGCCAAGATCGGCGTCGTCGGCCCGAACGGCGCCGGCAAGTCGACGATCCTGCGCATCATGGCCGGCCTGGACACCCCGAGCAACGGCGAGGCGTTCCTGACCCCGGGCTTCACCGTCGGCATCCTGCAGCAGGAGCCGCCGCTGGACGAGACCAAGACCGTGCTGGAGAACATCCAGTCGGCCTTCGGCGAACTCAACCTCAAGATGGCTCGGTACGAAGAGGTCGCCAAGCTCGCCGAGACCGACTATGAGAACGAACAGCTCATGGCCGAGATGGGCGACCTGATCGAGGAGCTGGACCATGCGGGCGCCTGGGACCTGGACGCCAAGATCGACCAGGCCATGGACGCGCTGCGCTGCCCGCCCGGCGACTCGGCGGTCGACTACCTCTCCGGCGGTGAGCGGCGCCGGGTCGCGCTGTGCAAGCTGCTGCTGCAGGCCCCGGACCTGCTGCTGCTCGACGAGCCCACCAACCACCTGGACGCCGAGTCGGTGCAGTGGCTGGAGCAGTTCCTGAGCTCCTACGAGGGCGCCGTGCTGGCCGTCACCCACGACCGGTACTTCCTGGACAACGTCGCCCAGTGGATCGCCGAGGTGGACCGCGGCCGGCTGATCCCGTACGAGGGCAACTACTCCACCTACCTGGAGAAGAAGGGCGAGCGGCTGCAGGTCGAGGGCCGCAAGGACGCCAAGCTGGCCAAGCGGCTCAAGGAGGAACTGGCCTGGGTCCGCTCCGGCGCCAAGGCCCGCCAGGCCAAGTCCCGGGCCCGTCTGCAGCGGTATGAGGAGATGGCCGCCGAGGCCGAGCGCACCCGCAAGCTCGACTTCGAGGAGATCCAGATCCCGCCGGGCCCGCGCCTGGGCTCGATCGTGGTCGACGTCAACGGCCTGCGGAAGGGCTTCGACGACCGGGTGCTGATCGACGGGCTGTCCTTCACCCTGCCCCGCAACGGCATCGTCGGGGTGATCGGCCCGAACGGGGTCGGCAAGACCACCCTGTTCAAGACCATCGTCGGGCTGGAGGAGCCGGACGACGGCACGGTCAAGGTGGGCGAGACGGTCAAGCTGTCCTACGTCGACCAGAGCCGCGGCGGGCTGGATCCCAAGAAGAACGTCTGGCAGGTCGTCTCCGACGGGCTGGACTACATCAAGGTCGGCAACGTCGAGATGCCCTCGCGGGCGTACGTCTCGGCGTTCGGCTTCAAGGGTCCGGATCAGCAGAAGCCGGCCGGGGTGCTCTCCGGCGGCGAGCGGAACCGGCTGAACCTGGCGCTGACCCTCAAGGTCGGCGGCAACGTGCTGCTGCTCGACGAGCCGACCAACGACCTGGACGTGGAGACCCTGGGTTCGCTGGAGAACGCGCTCGAGCAGTTCCCCGGCTGCGCGGTGGTCATCTCCCACGATCGCTGGTTCCTGGACCGCACCTGCACGCACATCCTGGCCTGGGAGGGCACCGACGACGACCCGTCGAAGTGGTTCTTCTTCGAGGGCAACTTCTCCGACTACGAGAAGAACAAGATCTCCCGGATGGGCGCCGAGGCGGCCCGGCCCCATCGGGTCACCCATCGCAAGCTCACCCGGGACTGA